CGACGGCAACGTCACCAAGCTCACCAGCGGTCCGGCAGCATCGTCACGGATCGGCTTCAAGGGCACCGAAGACCTGGGCGGCGGCCTGTCCGCCTTCTTCATCCTGGAGGCCGGCTACAGCATCGATACCGGCATGCAGGCCTCGAGCACCATGCTGTTCAACCGCCAGGCGCTGATCGGTCTGAAGAGCACTGCCGGCACCCTGATGCTGGGCCGCCAGACCACGCCATACCACAACACGCTGGTGGCGGTGGCCGACCCGTTCGCCACCGGCTACGCGGGCACCATCAAGAACACCTTCCCCGACTGGGGCACCAACGTCCGTACCAACAACACGGTGATGTATGCGTCGCCCGATGTGCGCGGCTGGAATGGCGACGTCGCCTACAGTTTCGGCGAGCAGGCCGGCAGCGAAGCGGCAGGCCGCCAGGTGGGCACCTCGTTCGGCTACAGCAACGGCCCGCTGGTGGTGCGCTTTGCCTACAACCACAAGAATAACGACGTGGTGGGTACGCCCACCACGCCGGCCGTGATCCGTGGTTCGGCCAGCAACAAGCTGCTGGCGGCCAACTACAACTTCGGCGTCATCAAGCTGTTTGCTGCGGTCGGCATCGACAAGGGTTTCAATGCCGCGCCGCTGGGCAATACCGGCAACCCTTACGGCGGCGTGCCGCCGACCGCGTCCACCGATGGCCGCGAAGCGCTGCTCGGCTTTACCATGCCGCTTTCGACTGGCACGCTGATGGCGTCTGTCATGCGCAAGGACGATCGTACCGCGTTCAACCAGGATGCCAATACCTGGGGCGTGGGCTATGTGTACCCGGTGTCGAAGCGCACCAGCTTGTACGGCGTCTATGGCAGCATTTCCAACCGCAACGGCGCCGGCT
This is a stretch of genomic DNA from Duganella zoogloeoides. It encodes these proteins:
- a CDS encoding porin, coding for MKQRNFATPLVTAMALALAAAAPVHAQSNVTIYGIADVGIVGERGGADGNVTKLTSGPAASSRIGFKGTEDLGGGLSAFFILEAGYSIDTGMQASSTMLFNRQALIGLKSTAGTLMLGRQTTPYHNTLVAVADPFATGYAGTIKNTFPDWGTNVRTNNTVMYASPDVRGWNGDVAYSFGEQAGSEAAGRQVGTSFGYSNGPLVVRFAYNHKNNDVVGTPTTPAVIRGSASNKLLAANYNFGVIKLFAAVGIDKGFNAAPLGNTGNPYGGVPPTASTDGREALLGFTMPLSTGTLMASVMRKDDRTAFNQDANTWGVGYVYPVSKRTSLYGVYGSISNRNGAGYTVANNSEAGSGDRAYNLGLRHNF